The Archocentrus centrarchus isolate MPI-CPG fArcCen1 chromosome 13, fArcCen1, whole genome shotgun sequence genomic interval TTCCATTACTTTCGACCTCCTGTGATCTTTCCTTATCATTCTCATATCATATCTCTGTTTCCTCTCTCCATTCTCATGTCTTCAAATctcactgtcatttttttttttttttgactatcATCTTTATTAATGCTGATTTCTTCTCTAACAATCTCAGTGATTTGAAGGGAGTTGAAAGCAATTGGCACTACACTTTTTAATGACGTATCATCCTCATAATGAGGCAAATGTAACCCTGACAGAAAGATATGCCCCGGCATGACCTCTCCTGCTTGTTAAATTTAAACAAATCACTGCTCAATCCCGCTGACCCCTGCTTCTTTCCATAAAGAGTTAGTTTCTTCTGGGCTTTTTAAGGGTACCACAGCTTCTCCAAAGGAAAGGCATGCCCATCAGACAAgctggagttttttttaattagagttGTGGACACTGGGACAACTAGAATTTGCTGAAGCACTGACTAATGGAAAATGCACTTTAGTCATGGTATAGATGTTCTTGCAACACAGGACTGGCATAATTGACTGTTCATTAAACCTCTGCTATACACTGCAAGTGTTCAGTCATAATTTAGAAACTGTGGCAAGGACAGGTTGACCTATCCAGCTTTGGATTTCTCAGTGTGACCGAACAGTAAACATGATGTTGTAGTAAGAGAGATATTCCATATATAAAGAGATTGAAAGATGGTATCCTTAAGCTAAAAATACTCATATTAGTAGCTACAGCAGTAGGCTACAATTTTGTAAAGTTGACACTCCAATTGTCCCAacctgacttaagcaatttaaCATTCTGGCCCCCCTAAAAATTATATCTACACATATTTAATTTCCCACAAGTACAGATATCaattctgtttttaataacTAATCTCTTTAAATTCAAACAATGTCCTGTCTGTAATTATATCTTAATAGGAGTGGGGCTGTCTTAAGTAATAGGTTGTTGCCCACCAGGCCACTAGCTGGCTCCTTGGAGCCATTTCAGCTAATTTTAGTCACTGAACTGGCATTGACCTTGTATATCGTGCTGGtgtcttttggagcatttttaatgatgCAAGAAGCTCAGTGCTCCAGTTTTAGtcactgaaattcttgtattttattaGTATGTCAGTTAGAATTAATAAGCAGGTATTAGTAGATATTAGGCTCCACTTAATTAGATGCAgtaaagtggatggatggatggatggatggatggatggatggatggatggtgttgcTCCTATACAGGTGCATCCATAGAGATGATAATACTGTTCAAACACTGCCTCCAAAAAGTGAAGAGAAAATCTTAACTTGAGGCATCAAAATGTAACCAGCAATATCACAACGACCATGTCACCTTACCAGGACTGGTCGTTTTCAGCTGTACATTTGCCACTTACAaaactaaatgtaaaagctCCTCAGTGCACTGGCTGTTCAAGCTGTGAGCCACTAAATCTAAAATGTGTGTAGCTTCAAACAGTTGACCTCCTTCTAGCTTGTGGTCCCTCATTGAGATCAAGCTCTTGATCTTATCTAATCCTTTATGGTTCTGACGCTGACCTGTACTGAGCCCATGGTGTAACCAGTTCAAAAGCAGTTTATATAATCACAGTTTGGGGTGGGCAAATAACTGACCCATGCAAGGCTATCACTATTATTTTAGTACCATAGCTTTTATTATGCCCAGAATccaaaatgaatacatttcccATTTTGCTCAGGGACCAGCGCTCATCAGCATATGCTAATATGCTGTTCGTGTGGAGGCTAAAATAAACAACAGAGTGACCCTTTTAGTTTTCAGCTTTAAAAGGCAAGCCTGAGGACAAGTTTCTGTGGCCTTTAACAATCAGAACTGTTTACAAAGAAGTACGCAGAATTAAAAGTGAGTCACAGCCACGGGTTTTAATGCATATTAAACAGGTTACACACAAAGAAACCAATGAATTACGATAGCTCTCTTAAATTTAGCTCTTTAAAAACAATCAGTACAAGGTTGATAGCAGAAATGTCTTAAACTGTGAATTACATAAAGGAACaaaggtctgtttttttttactgtaatatgtaggtttcattttgaaaattttaaaacagtGAAGAGTTCCTGCAGCATGTAGCTTTCTTGGTCTTCAGTCAGATGAAAAGGTGAAACAAACATCACAGTATATGTATTTCAGCTGTCTGTATGTAATCTGAGTTTGGATGGTAAGccattttttcatattttaagtgAGCTTCAGTACCAACTGCAAAAATCCAGTTTTTATCTCATGTATACCAACCTTAATTTTGTGACTTCTCTTTTGTGGTTGTTGCACTGTACaagcaaacagaaaagcaacatTTGCACAAAACTCTACCAGCTAATTATTTCAATATGATAGCTGGTTGTtttaaaacataacaaaacaaaaacaggagggggtggggggactgTGGAAATAAAGAATCCCATGCAAATTCCCCTACAAAACTCAAACTGAAGCTTACcgttcaaagaaaaaaaaaaatccatggtATCAGTCTTAACATAGGGCTATTTTACAATATTTCTagacaaaatatatattttcaaaatataCAAGATTTCCCATGTCCGACAGCAGCAGAAATTTTTTATTCCACTCCTCCATTGTGTCAGAAGGCACAGGCACAAACCACAGCCACCACCACTATGTTGCCAATTGTTGCCAGCACAGCAATCCACAGCCAAATGGTGTCACTGGACACTTTCCCATCATCCTCCGCTTCCGAGGGTCGCGAATAGCCGGCGTTGAGGTTGGACGTGGACGTCTGCAAGGACGTGTTGCCATTGTATGGAGAATCCATGAAGGTCCCGCTCACTGCCGGGAATTGCTGCCAGACAAGtaatggaagaaaataaaaaacatcaaaCTAGGTGATTAGTAAAGTCACTTACAACAAAAAGAATTACAAGGtgcttaaatatatttttagtatCATAAGCGTGTCCATTTAGTACATAATGTTTTGAGGTCTTTAACCTACAATATAAATATAAGATGACTTACATTATTAGTTACTGAGTGTAAGTACTGTATCcagtacaaaataaataatgcacTGATGGAAGGCATGGCTGGAAAATGATATTTTCTGTTCAGGTTAAACAAACAGCTGTGCCTGGGCTCAGGAGAGCTGTAGCATACAGTGTAGAGAATGCAGCATCTCAAAGGGATTAATTCTCAGACGGATTAACAGTCTGTCACATGCTTCATATTACTAAAAGCtagagagacaaacacaaagaggatgAAAGAGAAAATCAGAAAGCAAACAAGGCAGATAAAGAATCCCACTTTTAGTCTCGGATGTTTGTCCTCTAAGGGCTTCCGTAATACCCCATCAAACAGACAAGAAAGAGATGCAGCTAGTATTGATGTAAATACAAGCATTTACATACATGCAATCCAAGCCAACTCAAGTTTTAGCAACTTGCTCACAGTAGGTTATGTTGTTGTCACTCTTTGTCCCGGACATGTGACACCTGTGATGCAGGCACAACACACGAGGTAGAAACTCAGGATGCGTCCACACAGGGTGTATACTCTTAAACCACAGACTGCACGGTCTGCGATACAAACAGACAGCTCAGTGACcattaataattttaattttcaccCTGACAAATGAAAGGTTCAGCTGAGTTTGACCCTTTAACTTGTGGGTATTTAAGCATGTTAAGAAGCCTTTCTGTGATTGCTGACCAGCATTGTCTTTACTCTTGACTGTCCAAAAAAGACAAATCAGATGTGACAGTGACTGGAAATGTTCATTTGTTTGATCAATAATATGTTTTCAAGAGATAATTTAGAGGTACTGCTGTTATTGTTTAAGAAGAAACATTCATTAAAGGTTCATACAACTCTGGAAAATAGGAAACACCATTTCTCATCTATGCTCATTAGCATTTGATCCATTTCTGATTTCTGTTATTTCTGAGCACTGTGCAGTTATCTCACTGCAATCAGCCCTGCTGGATGGGGACAGATGATGGAAATGTAGATCTTTAAAATCTAAGCAGAAAAATTAACATTCTTCCAATCAATAAAGGTTTCTGACACTGCAtcactgtgacagcagctgagGTCAGACCTTTGTGACTGCGAACACATCTATGGCTCTGGGATGTTTCCAACATCAGGTTCAGTTTGACCCCAAGTGCTTCTCGGGCTCCGTTCATGTCCCCATCGACCCTCTCTACACCCAAACTGCAGATGTGACTTCAGGGGAAATTCTCACTTTAAAACCATCTCACGcagatgtgatttaaaaaaaagaaaaagaaaaaaaaaaaaaagtcatttagtCATCACTGAATATTAACAAGGGAAATCTATTCAAGTATTTCCAGCtcaatttaatacttttaatttctttacaaGTGAGTGGATATTTCAGCCCATGGTCTTTGCGCAGTTTAAACACTGATTTTGAGGGGTCAGCAATGAGTCATTTGAAGGATGGCATGAGATCATGTGGCAGCTCTTGGGTGAATAAAGGGGATACGTGGTTCAAATACCTGCTAGTTTTGCCCAGATTGACTTCTTCTATCTTTCTTTTACGCCAGCTAAGGTACACATgatttaatgtttgtgtttttaaaagtttctGACATGAACCATTTCTCCGTTTCTCCAGACTATTTGACAAGCTACTGGGCACAGTgacaaaaacccaaacaaagcCAGAGTCAGGCACAAATATTGAACATAACTAGGTATGAAACATCTAATCCTTGATTCCAGTATTGGAAAAATTGACCAGGTCTGATTACATTAAGTCTGCATGCCCCAGCCAAGAGGATCACAGAGCTTATAGTGTACATATTAAATCCCGCTGATGTACAGTATGATGATGTTTTCCACTATGCATCAGTCACAACTGTCTCATCTTGTCCAGAAGCAGCTGCGCGTTTGACTGCACATGTTTTCATGCCTTCCTTGAAAAAGCAAGAGTGTCAAATTTTGCAACCATTAAGATGTGGCAGCATAATTCATGAGAAAACTTTACAAGTGCTCACACACACCATTTAATATctatatttaattaaaactgcCTCCTGGGATTTTTCACGAGTGAATGCAGGTCACAAAGCAGCCAACGTGTAATCAAATCGTACAGAAaatctaaaacaaaaagaaggaaaagtcaagaaaaaaaaaaacatattgcaACAACGGGAACGCTGAACTCGTTCACCTCTTCATTAGAAAGTCTGTGCCCGGAGGCAGTGTCTCATTCTGCgagtaaaagaaaaaggtcATCAACAAAAACAACGTGAGCATGAGTAAGTGTTATTACACCACATGGCTGGAGGAAAAACTATCCAAAGATATAATGAGTTTGTTTTTAGGACAACAGAGTCTAAGTTCACAAGACTGACTATAAACTGCATGCTATGACCCTGCATGGTCCACTGAAAGTGGAGGCTTAAACAGGTCCTGCTATGTGACCAGTAATACATTATACTCTAATTTCTGATTttaagtcagtttttttttgttttttttttcatgactgaGTAAAAATCTCAGTCTTTAGAAGGCTAATCTGATGTTAAGCTGATGGCAGGATGAGAGGATTCGGCACGAGTTacaaattcattcattaatgAACCGCAGAAAACGCAAATGCAGTGACCGCCACAGCTGTTACATATCAACCAAAAGACATCCATGGCATTATTGTCATACAAaatcttttcacacacacacacacacacacacacacacacacacacacacacacacaatcacacacctACTCTTACACGCGACATATTTGCAGTCACTGCACTGAGCAGTGTAAAAAAGGAATAATCTGTTCATTCACATTGACGTTATATAAGGAACTGACCTCTTTTAGTGCTACACCATCTTCATAGTTTTGCTctacctg includes:
- the LOC115790906 gene encoding uncharacterized protein C14orf132; amino-acid sequence: MELSLMPAQQFPAVSGTFMDSPYNGNTSLQTSTSNLNAGYSRPSEAEDDGKVSSDTIWLWIAVLATIGNIVVVAVVCACAF